The following coding sequences lie in one Populus trichocarpa isolate Nisqually-1 chromosome 14, P.trichocarpa_v4.1, whole genome shotgun sequence genomic window:
- the LOC7495181 gene encoding ABC transporter B family member 11 — translation MAIENGRNGDKSMDEASTSKSLEVEEKSSGGRGDQQEPVKSKGDEETKTVPFLKLFSFADSTDILLMILGTIGAVGNGASFPIMSILFGDLVNSFGQNQNNKDVVDLVTKVSLNFVYLGIGSAVAAFLQVACWMVTGERQAARIRGTYLKTILKQDVAFFDKETNTGEVVGRMSGDTVLIQDAMGEKVGKFIQLVSTFIGGFIVAFVKGWLLALVMLSSIPLLVISGAGLAIIIARMASRGQTAYAKAATVVEQTIGSIRTVASFTGEKQAISNYKKFLATAYNSGVQEGFTAGLGLGIVMLLVFCTYALAIWFGGKMILEKGYTGGDVVNVIIAVLTGSMSLGQASPCMSAFAAGQAAAYKMFETINRKPEIDSSDTRGKILDDISGDVELRDVYFTYPARPDEQIFSGFSLFIPSGTTTALVGQSGSGKSTVISLIERFYDPQAGEVLIDGTNLKEFQLKWIREKIGLVSQEPVLFASSIKDNIAYGKDGATTEEIRAAAELANAAKFIDKLPQGIDTMVGEHGTQLSGGQKQRIAIARAILKDPRVLLLDEATSALDAESERIVQEALDRIMVNRTTVIVAHRLSTVINADMIAVIYRGKMVEKGSHSELLKDPEGAYSQLIRLQEVNKESKQETEDPKKSALSAESLRQSSQRISLKRSISRGSSGVGHSSRHSLSVSFGLPTGFNVPDNPTSELEVSPQKQQTPDVPISRLAYLNKPEVPVLIAGSIAAILNGVILPIYGILLSSVIKIFFEPPDELRKDSKFWALMFMTLGLASFVVYPSQTYLFSVAGCKLIQRIRSMCFEKVVHMEVSWFDEPEHSSGEIGARLSADAAIVRALVGDSLSQLVQNIATAVAGLVIAFSASWQLALVILVLLPLIGLNGFVQVKFMKGFSADAKKMYEEASQVANDAVSSIRTVASFCAEEKVMQLYRRKCEGPMRTGIRQGMISGTGFGVSFFLLFSVYATTFYVGAQLVQHGKTTFAEVFRVFFALTMAAVGISQSSSFSPDSSKAKGAAASIFAIIDRKSKIDPSDESGTTLDNVKGEIELRHISFKYPSRPDIEIFRDLSLAIHSGKTVALVGESGSGKSTVISLLQRFYDPDSGHITLDAIDIQSLQLKWLRQQMGLVSQEPVLFNETIRANIAYGKEGNATEAEILAASELANAHKFISGLQQGYDTVVGERGTQLSGGQKQRVAIARAMVKSPKILLLDEATSALDAESERVVQDALDRVMVSRTTVVVAHRLSTIKSADVIAVVKNGVIVEKGKHETLIHIKDGFYASLVALHMSASTS, via the exons ATGGCTATCGAGAACGGCAGAAATGGTGATAAGAGTATGGATGAGGCGAGCACATCAAAAAGCCTGGAGGTGGAGGAGAAGAGTTCTGGTGGAAGGGGGGACCAACAAGAGCCAGTGAAGAGTAAAGGAGATGAGGAAACTAAAACCGTTCCCTTTCTCAAGCTCTTTTCATTTGCGGACTCTACAgatattttgttgatgatcCTTGGGACGATTGGTGCTGTTGGAAATGGAGCATCCTTTCCGATTATGTCAATACTGTTTGGTGATCTGGTTAATTCTTTTGGACAGAACCAGAATAACAAAGATGTTGTGGATTTAGTTACTAAG GTGTCTCTCAATTTTGTCTACTTGGGAATTGGTTCTGCTGTAGCAGCATTTCTTC AGGTGGCTTGCTGGATGGTCACAGGAGAGAGACAAGCTGCTCGGATAAGGGGTACATATTTGAAAACCATACTGAAGCAAGACGTTGCCTTTTTTGATAAGGAAACAAACACTGGAGAGGTTGTTGGTAGAATGTCTGGTGACACTGTTCTTATACAAGATGCTATGGGTGAAAAG GTTGGGAAATTTATACAGCTGGTATCAACATTCATTGGAGGCTTCATCGTTGCATTTGTTAAAGGGTGGCTACTTGCTCTTGTCATGTTATCCTCCATTCCCCTGCTTGTGATTTCTGGTGCAGGACTGGCCATCATAATAGCTAGGATGGCATCTCGTGGCCAAACTGCTTACGCTAAAGCAGCGACTGTAGTAGAACAGACAATTGGTTCAATTAGAACA GTTGCATCATTTACCGGGGAGAAGCAAGCCATAAGTAATTACAAGAAGTTTCTTGCTACTGCGTATAACTCTGGTGTTCAGGAAGGCTTTACTGCTGGATTAGGCCTTGGCATCGTCATGCTACTTGTGTTCTGCACCTATGCTTTGGCAATATGGTTTGGTGGAAAGATGATTTTGGAAAAAGGATACACTGGGGGTGATGTGGTTAATGTGATTATTGCTGTTTTAACCGGCTCTAT GTCCCTAGGGCAAGCATCTCCCTGCATGAGTGCGTTTGCAGCTGGTCAAGCTGCAGCTTACAAGATGTTTGAGACCATAAATAGAAAGCCAGAGATAGATTCTTCCGATACAAGGGGAAAGATATTGGATGACATCAGTGGAGATGTAGAGTTGAGGGATGTGTATTTCACTTATCCAGCCAGACCAGATGAGCAGATATTTTCTGGATTCTCTCTTTTCATCCCTAGCGGAACAACTACCGCATTGGTTGGACAAAGTGGAAGCGGAAAGTCAACGGTGATCAGTCTGATAGAGAGATTTTATGATCCACAAGCTGGTGAAGTTCTCATAGATGGCACTAACCTCAAAGAGTTTCAGCTCAAGTGGATTCGGGAGAAAATTGGTCTTGTCAGCCAAGAACCTGTGTTGTTTGCATCCAGCATCAAGGATAACATTGCTTATGGAAAAGATGGTGCAACTACTGAAGAGATAAGAGCTGCAGCTGAACTTGCCAATGCTGCTAAATTCATCGATAAACTACCTCAG GGAATAGACACCATGGTTGGTGAACATGGAACTCAGCTGTCTGGGGGACAGAAACAGAGAATTGCCATAGCAAGAGCCATTCTAAAAGATCCACGGGTTTTACTTTTGGATGAAGCTACAAGCGCACTTGATGCAGAATCGGAAAGGATAGTACAGGAAGCATTAGACCGGATTATGGTCAATCGAACTACTGTAATTGTTGCCCACCGTTTGAGCACTGTGATCAATGCTGATATGATTGCAGTTATTTACCGTGGGAAGATGGTTGAGAAAG GTTCACATTCAGAACTCCTCAAGGATCCTGAAGGAGCTTATTCTCAGCTTATACGCTTACAAGAAGTTAACAAAGAGTCCAAACAAGAAACAGAAGACCCCAAGAAGTCAGCTCTTTCTGCAGAGTCCTTAAGACAGTCAAGTCAAAGAATCTCACTGAAACGGTCCATAAGTCGGGGATCATCTGGTGTAGGACATAGCAGTCGCCACTCGTTGTCAGTGTCATTTGGTTTGCCTACTGGATTCAATGTCCCTGATAACCCCACATCGGAATTAGAAGTTTCTCCACAGAAACAACAAACTCCAGATGTCCCGATCAGCCGCCTTGCGTATCTTAACAAGCCAGAGGTTCCGGTGCTGATTGCTGGATCTATAGCTGCAATTCTCAATGGGGTCATACTTCCGATTTACGGTATACTACTTTCCAGcgtaattaaaatattttttgaaccaCCTGATGAATTGAGAAAGGATTCCAAGTTCTGGGCACTAATGTTTATGACGCTTGGCCTGGCATCATTTGTGGTGTATCCATCACAAACATACTTATTTTCGGTGGCCGGTTGCAAATTAATCCAAAGGATCCGATCTATGTGTTTTGAGAAGGTGGTTCACATGGAGGTCAGTTGGTTCGACGAGCCTGAGCACTCAAGCGGAGAAATTGGTGCTAGGCTGTCAGCAGATGCAGCAATAGTGCGTGCTTTGGTCGGAGATTCTCTTTCCCAGTTGGTTCAGAACATCGCAACAGCTGTTGCGGGTTTGGTCATTGCCTTTTCTGCATCGTGGCAATTGGCATTGGTAATCCTTGTACTCCTTCCTCTAATAGGACTCAATGGATTTGTTCAAGTAAAGTTCATGAAAGGATTCAGTGCAGATGCAAAG AAAATGTATGAGGAAGCAAGTCAAGTTGCAAATGACGCTGTTAGCAGCATAAGAACTGTTGCCTCTTTCTGTGCTGAAGAGAAGGTGATGCAATTATACAGAAGGAAATGTGAAGGCCCTATGAGGACAGGAATAAGGCAAGGGATGATCAGTGGAACAGGATTtggagtttctttctttttactgTTTTCTGTCTACGCAACCACTTTCTATGTGGGAGCTCAACTTGTCCAGCATGGGAAAACAACTTTCGCGGAAGTTTTTCGA gttttctttgctttaaccATGGCAGCAGTTGGAATTTCTCAATCAAGCTCCTTTTCTCCTGATTCCTCAAAAGCCAAGGGAGCAGCTGCTTCCATATTTGCTATTATAGACCGAAAGTCGAAGATTGATCCAAGTGATGAGTCGGGAACGACATTAGACAATGTGAAAGGAGAAATTGAACTTCGTCATATAAGCTTCAAGTATCCAAGCAGGCCGGACATTGAAATTTTCCGAGACCTGAGCTTGGCTATTCATTCTGGCAAG ACTGTTGCCCTGGTTGGAGAAAGTGGAAGTGGGAAATCAACGGTGATCTCATTATTGCAAAGATTTTATGATCCCGATTCAGGTCATATAACTCTTGATGCAATTGACATTCAGAGTCTCCAACTTAAGTGGTTGAGGCAGCAGATGGGGCTTGTGAGCCAAGAACCTGTTCTCTTTAATGAAACAATCCGTGCCAACATTGCATATGGAAAGGAAGGGAATGCAACGGAAGCAGAAATTCTAGCTGCATCGGAGCTGGCCAATGCACACAAGTTCATTAGTGGTTTACAACAG GGGTACGATACTGTTGTTGGGGAGCGAGGAACCCAGTTGTCAGGGGGGCAGAAACAAAGGGTGGCTATTGCTCGCGCTATGGTCAAAAGTCCCAAAATACTTCTATTGGATGAGGCTACCAGTGCGCTAGATGCTGAATCTGAAAGAGTGGTTCAAGATGCACTGGACAGAGTAATGGTGAGTAGGACTACAGTGGTTGTCGCCCATCGGTTATCTACAATCAAGAGTGCAGACGTTATTGCCGTGGTGAAAAATGGAGTTATTGTAGAGAAAGGAAAGCATGAGACTTTGATCCATATCAAAGATGGCTTTTATGCCTCCTTAGTAGCTCTTCACATGAGTGCCTCAACTTCTTGA